Within Bacillus sp. FJAT-45350, the genomic segment AAAGGCGTTTGGACAAACAACGGATGTATCAGGTATTGTCTTAACAAAACTAGACGGTACAGCAAAAGGTGGAATTGTTGTTGCGATTCGTCATGAACTAGATATCCCTGTAAAGTATGTCGGTCTGGGCGAAAAAATGGACGATCTCCAACAATTTGACTCTGAACAATTTGTATATGGACTTTTTAAAGATATTCTTGAAGAGCAGGAAGAAGAGGAAGAGAAGGAATTATAAGTTCTGAGTTATTAGTTATGAATGATTTTAATGGGTAATTGTAAATGGCCAATGGTTAATTGAATTTAGAATTGCAAATGGCAAATAAAAACCTAAAAATTAGCAATTCATAACCCATAACTCATAATTCATAATTAATTCCCACTCAGGGGTTTTGTATGTTAAGAAAAAAACTTGACACTAGATTTTTTTTCGTGTAATATTTGTATTCGTAAAGGGAATTCACTTAACAAGGGGTTGGTGTTGTGTTAGATAAAACGTTAAGAATGAACTATCTGTTTGACTTTTATCAGTCACTCCTAACACCCAAGCAGCAGAAGTACATGTCATTGTACTATCTTGATGATTTGTCTCTTGGTGAAATTGCCGAAGAATTTGAAGTCAGTCGACAAGCTGTTTATGATAACATTAAACGTACTGAATTAATGCTAGAAGAATACGAAGTGAAATTATCGTTATTAGCTAAGTTTGAAAAACGTACGTCGTTATTAGAAACACTGAAAAAGACTGCGCAAGAAAAAAAATCGACTCCTGAAGAGATCAACAACTTAATTGATTCTCTTGAAAAATTAGATTAGGAGGCGAAAGCAATGGCATTTGAAGGTTTAGCTGAACGATTACAGAATACATTAGCTAAAATGAAGGGGAAAGGGAAAGTAACCGAAGCAGACGTTAAAGAAATGATGCGTGAAGTTCGCCTTGCCCTCCTAGAAGCAGATGTTAACTTTAAAGTTGTTAAACAATTTATCGCAGATGTAAAAGAGCGAGCAATTGGACAAGAGGTGTTAAAGAGTTTAACACCTGGACAACAAGTTATAAAAGTAGTTAATGAAGAGCTTACTAATTTAATGGGTGGTGAGCAGAGTAAGATTGCTCATGCAAATAAACCCCCGACAGTTGTCATGATGGTTGGTCTGCAAGGTGCAGGTAAAACGACTACTACAGCAAAATTAGCGAATCATTTACGAAAAAAGCATAACCGCAATCCGATGCTTGTTGCTGCTGATATTTATCGTCCTGCTGCGATTAAGCAGTTAGAAACATTAGGTAAGCAGCTAAGTATGCCAGTGTTCTCGTTGGGTGACCAAGTGAGCCCAGTGGAAATTGCTAAGCAAGCACTTGCAAAAGCAAAAGAAGAGCATCATGATTACTTAATCATTGATACAGCTGGTCGTTTGCATATTGATGAAGGATTAATGGAAGAATTGCAGCAAGTGAAAGAAGTAGCTAATCCTGATGAAATTCTGTTAGTTGTCGATGCAATGACAGGGCAAGATGCTGTTAATGTGGCAGAAAGCTTTAATGAACAACTAGATATTACTGGTGTAGTTTTAACAAAGCTAGATGGTGATACACGTGGTGGTGCGGCGTTATCTGTTAAGGCAGTAACGAAAACACCAATTAAGTTTGCTGGTATGGGCGAAAAGATAGACCAACTTGAACCATTCCACCCTGAGCGAATGGCTTCTAGGATTCTAGGTATGGGTGATGTATTAACACTCATTGAAAAGGCTCAAGCCAATGTAGATGAAGAGAAGGCCAAAGAGCTAGAGAAGAAAATGAGAACGATGGATTTCACGTTTGAGGATTTTCTTGAACAGCTTGAGCAAGTTCGTAATATGGGACCACTTGATGAGTTACTAGGGATGATGCCTGGAATGAACAAAATGAAGGGTATGAAAAATCTTCAAGTGGATGATAAACAAATTAATCGTGTTGAAGCTATTGTCCGTTCAATGACAAAAGCAGAAAAGCAAGACCCAAGTCTTATGAATGCAAGTCGTAGACGTAGAATCGCTAAAGGAAGCGGTACGAGCATTCAGGATGTCAATCGCTTACTCAAACAATTCGAGGATATGAAGAAGATGATGAAGCAAATGACGAATATGGGTGGAAAAGGTAAGAAAAAAGGCAAAGGCGGTCTTAAGTTACCGTTTATGTAAATTATGTTATTCATTTTTCCTAGCACTTTCAGTTTTTAGCATGAAAATGTTGAATGGTATTGCAAGCTAGTGAAATTTACTATATTATAAAATATTGTGTGAAATAATTTTGGAGGTGTCAACGAATGGCAGTAAAAATTCGTTTAAAGCGTATGGGTTCAAAGAAAGCTCCTTTCTATCGTTTGGTAGTAGCAGATTCTCGTTCTCCACGTGATGGTCGTTTCATCGAGGAGATCGGTACTTATAACCCATTAACTCAACCAGCGAAAGTAGACATTAAAGAAGAGAAAGCACTTCAGTGGATGTTAGAGGGTGCAAAACCATCTGATACAGTTCGCAACCTTTTCTCTCAAGCTGGTCTTATGGAAAAGCTTCACAACGCAAAAAACAGTAAGTAATTGAGAAAGGGAAAGGATCCTATTGATCCTTTCCTTTTTTCAAATTATAGAAGTAAATCAAATATTTATGATACAATAAATGAAATCTATCAAATGACAAGGAGTACATATATTATGAAAGAGTTAGTAGAGACGATTGCGAAAGCTCTAGTTGACCATCCTGATGATGTATATGTCACAGTACGGGATGAAGAACAGCTTATTACGTTAGAACTAACAGTAAATGGTCAGGACATGGGAAAAGTTATTGGAAAACAAGGTCGAGTGGCAAAGGCAGTTCGCTCGGTAGTCAATGCAGCAGCAGCACAGCAAAATAAACGTGTTCGATTAGATATCATTGATCCTGTAGGGTGAGGGAAACCTCGCTCTTTTTTATAGAGTCAGAATTTACCTCAAAAGTATTGTAAGATTGATTCATTTTACTAATATCTTTAAAATAATTATTGATAGAACTTTTGCAGCGAGGTGAAAGATGGATATTATTAGAACCGTTACTGTGAAACAGATACTGACAGAGAAGCGAAAACAATATTTAATGAATGAGTTGAGCAATGAAGAAGTACAAGTAAGTAAAGAATTAGAACAGCTAAAGTTCCAATTACATAAAAAATTAAAGAAATTTCAGAGCGACCATGAATATAGCCAAACGATTCGTCAAAGTTTTAACAGTGAAATTAAACAAAGACAGGAAAAGCTAAGAGCAGTTGAATTTAAGAAGCATCAATTAAACAAACTAGAGATAGGTACAGAATTAAAGGACGGCTCAGTACAATCAATTTGTAGTATACAAGTTGGAGATAACTGGGATGATGTGTTACGTGATACTGAAGTGATTATAAGAGATGGTATTGTTGATGAAATTAGAAAAGGACTGAAAAAAGATGACAAATTGGTTTAAAGTCGGAAAGATTGTTAACACACAAGGGCTACGCGGTGAAGTAAGGGTCATTTCCATTACAGATTTTGAAGAAGAGAGATTTTCTGTCGGGAGTAAGCTTTATCTAGAGCACGATGATTTAAAAGATTTGCGTCCACTTACTGTCGCAAGTCACCGAAAGCATAAAAATTTTGATTTACTAACGTTTGAAGGACTTACGAACATTAATGAAGTAGAGCCTTTTAAAGGTGGTACGCTTCAAGTTTCAGAAGAGGCTCTTGGTGACCTAGATGAAGGTGAGTTTTACTATCATGAAATTATTGGTTGTGAGGTGTGGACAGACGAGGGTAAAGAGCTTGGTAAGATAAAAGAAATACTTTCACCAGGTGCAAATGATGTATGGGTTGTTCAACGGAAGGGGCCAGGAAAAGAAATTCTACTTCCATATATAGAGGATGTAGTAAAAGAAGTGAATATTGAAGAGAAAAAAGTAACTGTCCATTTAATGGAAGGGCTTATCTAAAATGAAAATTGATGTATTAACGCTTTTTCCTGAGATGTTTACTGGTGTATTTGGTTCATCAATTTTGAATCAAGCTCAGGAAAAAGGGTACGTAAATTTTAATGTGGTAAATTTTCGGGATTATACAGAAAATAAGCATAAGAAAGTGGACGACTATCCTTATGGTGGAGGAGCAGGAATGGTCTTAGCACCACAGCCATTGTTTGATGCGGTAGAAACGTTGAGGGCAAATCATAATACAAAGCCTCGAGTAATTCTCCTATGTCCTCAAGGGGAAAGATACACTCAAAAAAAGGCTGAGGAATTAGCACATGAGGAACATCTAATCATGCTATGTGGACACTATGAAGGATATGATGAGCGTATTCGAGAGCATCTAGTTACTGATGAAATTTCCATTGGAGATTTTGTTCTAACGGGTGGTGAAGTAGGAGCAATGATTATCGCTGATAGCGTGACTCGTCTTTTACCGGGGGTGTTAGGAAACGAAACCTCAGCTGTCACTGATTCTTTTTCAACAGGTTTACTAGAGCATCCACAGTATACTAGGCCATCTGATTTTAGAGGTATGAAAGTACCTGATGTTCTTTTATCTGGTCATCATGAAAACATTGAAACATGGAGGCGTAAAGAAGCGCTTCGACGTACATATGTAAGAAGACCTGATTTACTAGAAGGGAAAGAGTTAACTGAGGAAGAGAAAAAGTGGATAGAGGAATTTAAATTCGATGCTTGAACTTTAGTATAATATATGATATTATACTCTTTGTGGCTAAGGCCCGTTATTCCGATGTTCCGCTAGTGATTATTACATATCTGCTATGAGCATCTGTGCTGGAAGGAGGGAAATATACGATGAACAACATTATCCGTGAAATTACACAAGAACAACTTAAATCGGATCTTCCATCATTCCGTCCTGGAGACACTTTAGTTATTCATGTTAAAGTTGTTGAGGGAACTCGTGAGCGTATTCAGCTTTTCGAGGGCGTTGTAATCAAACGTCGTGGATCTGGAGTTAGTGAGACTTTTACAGCTCGTAAAATCTCATACGGTGTAGGTGTTGAACGTACATTCCCATTACATTCACCGAAAATCGCTAAGATTGAAGTGAAACGTCGCGGTAAAGTACGTCGTGCGAAACTTTACTATCTACGTGCATTACGTGGTAAAGCGGCTCGTATTAAAGAAATTCGATAGTATTCAAAAAAGGAAGGAGCTTGATATTCAAGCTCCTTTTTTGAAATTTACGAGAAAGTTTTTAAATGGTGTATTTGGATTGGAAGTCTATTTTAGATGTTTTCTTTATGGTAATAAATTGATGAATAAAGTAAAATAAGGTTATCTAACGTTTTTTTATAGTAAAATTTAGTACTTTAGGTTTTGGAGGAGACGTTGTTATGACGACAAGGGGAAAAAGCGAAATAGTAGAATGGACCAAAGCCATTGTAATTGCTTTATTATTAGCTGTAGTTATCCGTTATTTTTTATTTGCGCCTATAGTAGTAGAAGGGCAATCAATGATGCCGACTTTACATCATAGTGATAGAATGATTGTCAATAAAATTGGGTATACCATAGGAAAGCCAAAGAGGTTTGATATCATTGTTTTCCATGCTACTGAAGAAAAAGATTATATCAAACGTGTAATTGGTCTCCCAGGAGATACGATTGAATACAAAGACGATGTTCTATTTATTAATGGTGAAGCGGTTGAAGAGCCATACTTAGATCATTTAAAAGCTGATCTTGAAACGAACGATTTTTTAACATATGATTTTACTTTAGAACAAGTGGCAGATCAATCAGTAGTGCCAGAAGGACATGTGTTTGTACTTGGGGATAACAGAAGACATAGCCTAGATAGTCGAGATATTGGCTTCGTAGAGTACGAAGATGTGATTGGTAAAGCTAACATGATTTATTGGCCAGTGTCAGATATTCGTTTTGCAAAGTAGGTGAAGAAATGACGATTCAATGGTTTCCTGGACATATGGCGAAAGCCAGACGAGAAGTAACAGAAAAGCTTAAGCTTATTGATGTTGTCATTGAGCTTCTTGATGCAAGAGTACCTCTTTCTTCAAGGAACCCAATGATTGATGAAATTGTAGCACATAAACCAAGATTAATTTTATTAAATAAGGCTGACTTAGCCGATCCTAAAATGACCGATAAATGGACTTCATACTTCCGTAAACAAGATGTTGTCGTATTACCAATTGATTCTCAGTCAGGTAAGGGTGTAGAGAAAATACCTGGAGCATGTAAAGAACTAGCTCATGCATTATTTGAGAAGTGGAAATCAAAAGGTATGAAACCAAGAGCAATACGAGCGATGATACTTGGAATTCCTAACGTTGGTAAATCAACATTAATCAACCGTCTAGCGGTGAAAAAGATCGCTAAAACAGGCGACCGACCGGGTGTTACGAAAAAGCAGCAATGGATAAAGGTCGGTAAGGAATTGGAGCTTTTAGATACACCAGGGATTTTATGGCCGAAGTTTGAAGATCAACAGATTGGCTATCGTTTGGCAGCGACAGGGGCAATTAAGGATGAGCTCTTAGATTTTCAGGACATTGCTTTATTTGTTTTGAATTTTATGAAGGATCATTATCCTGAAACGATTCAACAACGATATAAATTAGAGGAAGTTCCTGATGAAGGACTCGCGCTGTTTGATGAGATTGGGAAGAAAAGGGGATGTCTCTTACCTGGGGGCTACATAGATTATGATAAAGCAGCTGAGATTATTCTACGGGAACTTCGCTCAGGTACATTAGGAAGAATTACATTAGAGCAAACTCCGTCGAATTCTTAGGATGAAATATAAAAGGCATACGTATGATTGCGTATGCCTTTTATATTTCAACTTAAAACTGTTGTTGTTCAAGCCGATATAATACATAAATTGATACGGGAGAGAGACATGAAGAGATTAGCTATAAGACAAATTGAAGATTTACTGTTTGGTAGTAAAACTGTTGAACAGTCAACTTTGGATGAGATTAAACATGATGAAAGAAAAGGAGTTCAAAAGTTAATAGAACGTTACAATAGAAAAATACAAAAAGAACAAGATTTAAAAGAAGACTTTTACAAAATGATGGTTTATGAAGAAGACTTAAAGATAAAGGGTATTCGGTATATTGCTGGCATTGATGAAGTGGGTAGAGGTCCTCTAGCTGGACCTGTAGTTAGTAGTGCAGTTATACTTCCTACAGATTTTTACTTACCTGGGCTAACTGATTCAAAAAAATTACCGAAAGACAAAAGGGATGAATTCTACTCAATTATAATTAAAGAAGCAATTGCCTTTCATGTGAGTATTGTTCCGGCAACTGTAATTGATGAAGTTAATATCTATCAAGCTACGAAACGATCTATGCTAGAAGCTGTTAATGGTTTAGACATTCAACCAGAGCATTTACTAATAGATGCTATGGAATTAAAGGTTTTACTTCCTCAAACGTCACTTATAAAAGGGGACCAAAAAAGTGTATCCATTGCGGCTAGTTCTGTTGTTGCAAAAGTTACACGTGATAGGTATATGGAAAGATTAGGGGAGATACATCCACACTATGGTTTTGAAAAACATATGGGTTATGGAACGAAAGAGCACCTAGAAGCAATTGATAAATATGGTGTAATTGATGAGCATCGTCGGTCCTTTGCCCCAATAAGAGAAAGTATTGCTACTGCTAAATAGGAGGGGAGTACGGTGTTTCAAACGAATATAACGACTGGTAATACAGGGAGTGTTTCTAACAATAACCAAGTTCGCTCCATACGTTTAAAACCAGGCGAAGTTTTTCAAGGTAGAGTGATAAAGTTATTTCCAAATAATATTGCAGCTTTGCAACTTGCTGGGATGAACCTAACAGCAAGACTTGAAGCTGCATTAACTGCTCAACAAACATATTGGTTTGAGGTCCAACAAAGTACAGGAATTCCGAAGTTAAAGGTACTTGATGATAACTTATTTAGACAAAGAGATTCTCAATCTACTCCTAACAACCAACCGCAATCTACACAACAAGTATTACAACAGTTAGGGTTACAGCAAACAAAAGCGAATGAATTATTAATTAGACATTTTGCTTCTGAACAAGTTCCGTTTACAAAAGAAAAAATTACAAAGGGAGCAGAGTTACTTAAGCAAACTGGGCA encodes:
- a CDS encoding putative DNA-binding protein, with the protein product MLDKTLRMNYLFDFYQSLLTPKQQKYMSLYYLDDLSLGEIAEEFEVSRQAVYDNIKRTELMLEEYEVKLSLLAKFEKRTSLLETLKKTAQEKKSTPEEINNLIDSLEKLD
- the ffh gene encoding signal recognition particle protein, which gives rise to MAFEGLAERLQNTLAKMKGKGKVTEADVKEMMREVRLALLEADVNFKVVKQFIADVKERAIGQEVLKSLTPGQQVIKVVNEELTNLMGGEQSKIAHANKPPTVVMMVGLQGAGKTTTTAKLANHLRKKHNRNPMLVAADIYRPAAIKQLETLGKQLSMPVFSLGDQVSPVEIAKQALAKAKEEHHDYLIIDTAGRLHIDEGLMEELQQVKEVANPDEILLVVDAMTGQDAVNVAESFNEQLDITGVVLTKLDGDTRGGAALSVKAVTKTPIKFAGMGEKIDQLEPFHPERMASRILGMGDVLTLIEKAQANVDEEKAKELEKKMRTMDFTFEDFLEQLEQVRNMGPLDELLGMMPGMNKMKGMKNLQVDDKQINRVEAIVRSMTKAEKQDPSLMNASRRRRIAKGSGTSIQDVNRLLKQFEDMKKMMKQMTNMGGKGKKKGKGGLKLPFM
- the rpsP gene encoding 30S ribosomal protein S16, which gives rise to MAVKIRLKRMGSKKAPFYRLVVADSRSPRDGRFIEEIGTYNPLTQPAKVDIKEEKALQWMLEGAKPSDTVRNLFSQAGLMEKLHNAKNSK
- a CDS encoding KH domain-containing protein yields the protein MKELVETIAKALVDHPDDVYVTVRDEEQLITLELTVNGQDMGKVIGKQGRVAKAVRSVVNAAAAQQNKRVRLDIIDPVG
- a CDS encoding YlqD family protein, translating into MDIIRTVTVKQILTEKRKQYLMNELSNEEVQVSKELEQLKFQLHKKLKKFQSDHEYSQTIRQSFNSEIKQRQEKLRAVEFKKHQLNKLEIGTELKDGSVQSICSIQVGDNWDDVLRDTEVIIRDGIVDEIRKGLKKDDKLV
- the rimM gene encoding ribosome maturation factor RimM (Essential for efficient processing of 16S rRNA), whose amino-acid sequence is MTNWFKVGKIVNTQGLRGEVRVISITDFEEERFSVGSKLYLEHDDLKDLRPLTVASHRKHKNFDLLTFEGLTNINEVEPFKGGTLQVSEEALGDLDEGEFYYHEIIGCEVWTDEGKELGKIKEILSPGANDVWVVQRKGPGKEILLPYIEDVVKEVNIEEKKVTVHLMEGLI
- the trmD gene encoding tRNA (guanosine(37)-N1)-methyltransferase TrmD, with product MKIDVLTLFPEMFTGVFGSSILNQAQEKGYVNFNVVNFRDYTENKHKKVDDYPYGGGAGMVLAPQPLFDAVETLRANHNTKPRVILLCPQGERYTQKKAEELAHEEHLIMLCGHYEGYDERIREHLVTDEISIGDFVLTGGEVGAMIIADSVTRLLPGVLGNETSAVTDSFSTGLLEHPQYTRPSDFRGMKVPDVLLSGHHENIETWRRKEALRRTYVRRPDLLEGKELTEEEKKWIEEFKFDA
- the rplS gene encoding 50S ribosomal protein L19; its protein translation is MNNIIREITQEQLKSDLPSFRPGDTLVIHVKVVEGTRERIQLFEGVVIKRRGSGVSETFTARKISYGVGVERTFPLHSPKIAKIEVKRRGKVRRAKLYYLRALRGKAARIKEIR
- the lepB gene encoding signal peptidase I → MTTRGKSEIVEWTKAIVIALLLAVVIRYFLFAPIVVEGQSMMPTLHHSDRMIVNKIGYTIGKPKRFDIIVFHATEEKDYIKRVIGLPGDTIEYKDDVLFINGEAVEEPYLDHLKADLETNDFLTYDFTLEQVADQSVVPEGHVFVLGDNRRHSLDSRDIGFVEYEDVIGKANMIYWPVSDIRFAK
- the ylqF gene encoding ribosome biogenesis GTPase YlqF, whose translation is MTIQWFPGHMAKARREVTEKLKLIDVVIELLDARVPLSSRNPMIDEIVAHKPRLILLNKADLADPKMTDKWTSYFRKQDVVVLPIDSQSGKGVEKIPGACKELAHALFEKWKSKGMKPRAIRAMILGIPNVGKSTLINRLAVKKIAKTGDRPGVTKKQQWIKVGKELELLDTPGILWPKFEDQQIGYRLAATGAIKDELLDFQDIALFVLNFMKDHYPETIQQRYKLEEVPDEGLALFDEIGKKRGCLLPGGYIDYDKAAEIILRELRSGTLGRITLEQTPSNS
- a CDS encoding ribonuclease HII, yielding MKRLAIRQIEDLLFGSKTVEQSTLDEIKHDERKGVQKLIERYNRKIQKEQDLKEDFYKMMVYEEDLKIKGIRYIAGIDEVGRGPLAGPVVSSAVILPTDFYLPGLTDSKKLPKDKRDEFYSIIIKEAIAFHVSIVPATVIDEVNIYQATKRSMLEAVNGLDIQPEHLLIDAMELKVLLPQTSLIKGDQKSVSIAASSVVAKVTRDRYMERLGEIHPHYGFEKHMGYGTKEHLEAIDKYGVIDEHRRSFAPIRESIATAK